One part of the Eucalyptus grandis isolate ANBG69807.140 chromosome 10, ASM1654582v1, whole genome shotgun sequence genome encodes these proteins:
- the LOC104421087 gene encoding calcium-transporting ATPase 5, plasma membrane-type-like, whose amino-acid sequence MGRSSPNDKLLLVQALKKQGHVVAVTRDGTNDAPALNEAHIGLAMGIQGTEVAKESSDIIILDDNFASVVKVGTTCVCKYPEIHLVSAYNYFCNHWDKCAVSSGHVPLNAVQLLWINLIQELVERQLDLIKELCL is encoded by the exons ATGGGACGATCCTCACCAAATGACAAGCTTCTGCTTGTGCAAGCTCTGAAGAAACAAGGACATGTAGTTGCTGTTACTAGAGATGGCACAAATGATGCTCCTGCTTTAAATGAG GCACATATTGGCCTTGCAATGGGTATTCAAGGGACAGAAGTTGCTAAGGAGAGCTCTGATATCATTATTTTGGATGATAATTTTGCCTCTGTTGTGAAG GTGGGGACGACCTGTGTATGCAAATATCCAGAAATTCATCTAGTTTCAGCTTACAATTACTTTTGCAACCATTGGGATAAATGTGCAGTTTCCTCTGGCCATGTTCCACTCAATGCAGTGCAG CTTCTCTGGATCAATCTCATCCAGGAACTTGTTGAGAGGCAGCTGGATCTGATAAAGGAGCTTTGCCTTTAG